In Polynucleobacter ibericus, a genomic segment contains:
- a CDS encoding peptidase, giving the protein MDKMHFTRMDQGTVADFDVMKEVHEKTLANLPDKLFSLLEDLAKDTAYNITRKDHCLQTATRALRDNRDDEYVVVALFHDIAEPLAPFNHGEVIASILHPFISRNNYWMLVQHGLFQTYFYGNKLGLDPNARDQYKSDPAYEQTVEFCAKYDEISFDPNYKNEPLSTFDPIVRRVLKKQWVAP; this is encoded by the coding sequence ATGGACAAAATGCACTTTACAAGAATGGACCAAGGAACTGTAGCGGACTTTGATGTCATGAAAGAGGTTCATGAAAAAACCTTAGCCAATCTTCCTGATAAATTATTTAGTCTCTTAGAAGATCTGGCTAAAGATACTGCCTATAACATCACGCGTAAGGATCACTGCCTCCAAACAGCCACAAGAGCGTTACGTGATAATCGTGACGATGAGTATGTTGTGGTTGCTTTGTTCCACGATATTGCCGAACCCTTAGCCCCCTTCAACCACGGTGAAGTTATCGCATCAATCCTGCACCCCTTCATTTCTAGAAATAACTATTGGATGCTTGTTCAGCATGGCTTATTTCAGACCTATTTTTATGGCAATAAGCTCGGTTTGGATCCTAATGCACGTGATCAATACAAATCTGATCCAGCCTATGAGCAAACAGTAGAGTTTTGCGCCAAGTACGATGAAATTTCTTTTGACCCTAATTACAAAAATGAGCCTCTATCTACATTTGATCCAATCGTGAGAAGGGTGCTCAAGAAGCAATGGGTTGCACCATAA